TTTGTATAGTTTACCCATTTGTTGGTTGGATCTTTTGGTGTTGACATTTTTAGGTCTTGGGGTTAGAGTGATGGCTCAAAGGTAAAGAGCagaggctgttcttccagaggacctgggtttgactcacacacacatggcagttcacaactgtctataactccaggggatacaatacacacacacacacacacacacacacacacacacacacacacgctggggACCAGACCCAGGCTGGGTCCTCTGAAGCACCTAAGTGGGGACAGCATTGGTGGGGTGCAGGACTTGGTCTTACCAAAGAGTAGGGTTGCTTTCTATAATAACATATATGAATTTTGACTTTAAGCTACTCTGGATCTACTGATACTTGTTGCTAAGAGCAGAGTGATTAGGTAAAAGATTTGTTGGCTATTCCTCCCTTCTCTGACCAAGTAGTCAGAAGCCCTTCATTGGTCTGGCTGAATAatttgtgaaccagagaggagggaaaggaaaaaaaattaagatgcttTATAAAGGTAATTatgacacatatacattcatacatttacattttcattcacaTTCTTATTTACACATAAACAAATTCACATTTTTTATTGGGCCCAATCACCTGTTTAATACACTCAACAAAtattcatgcatgcttacatacatatacatatacctacacacatatgtacaggcaaacagacatatacatttggatgcatggatggatggatggatggatggatggatggatggatggatggatgggacaGAGCTCCCCAAGCCAAACCATTTgaccaacaactttatttcttttctctggcctttttataactcttagacaaaaagttctttagaaaattacctcagagataaaatgttacataaaatgggagttaTAGAAGGATGTTGattttaagttcaaagcagtgtttcagtTTAATATGctcattataaattcaaagcaaCAGCTTTTTATATGGCCTTATTTTATTATAATGCACACATGTGGTTTTATCCTTGGACCTAAATGTTTTCCCTTGAACACAAATTTTTcccaagtctatttctctttttagtgtaattatgaaagctcattgtattccttcTTGTGCAGCCTTTATTTACTATATAAGGcgtgggcacattctattctgaTTCTAACTTtgttacatctttctagcaaagcaCCTAAGACCATCTCTTAAAACATTCtccctaaaattatttgaatcaaatcaggaattttatagaatcattaattcatctaaatagGATTAATTCATggaagttcatctttatgttgatctgcagAAATCTGATTAATAGGGTGAGCTAGTGCCCTGAAATGAAGTCACTTTGGAGCCTTGTCGTTGAGCTCCCTCATTGCAGATCTTGCAAAAATACAACCTTCCAGGAGGCCACCTGCTAGACTTAGCCTACCCTAGAAGGCCACTTGCTAGTCTTAGtctatcattcatatatatatatatatatatatatatatatatatatatatatatagtccagAGATTAGAGAAATAAATCAAGAGTAAAGTATAAAATAAGGATCATATTCTTCCAATCAAATAAAGCATatcaatatattttcttatttatttattattaaactcTCTTAAAAGATAAATTTTCGTGTAGGTTTAGTTACATATACATGTGAAAACCCAGAGCTTATGTTTATGGCCATGCCAATTTTGGCTGCCTGTTTTGAATTATGAGCAACTCTAATAATCTCTTAATTGTTCCTATACAGTCCCATGAGTTACAGTGTTCCACACTGTCCCACATTAACTCTGATAGTTACGTGGTTAGCCTGGGCTGTCTGATCTTATCCCTTTCTTCCTGAAGAACTACAGTCTACTGTAATATTTGCTATCGAAGCTCGAGCACCAGTAACTTGACTCTGCTATGTTTCTCTATGATGCTCTTCACCCCACTGCCATCTTTTTCCATACCACCTTAGTTAACAGTCTCCACACCACCGAGGAAACAGCCTGCTGATTCTAGGGAGCTTATGAATACATCTATTTAAACATATCTGTTTCTCTGTAGAGTCttatcctttcttccctttctatgAGTTGAATGGGACCAGATAAATACGGATTAGTAATCTAcatctcttctatttccttaaaatgtagcaacaaaaaataaaaaaaaaaaatgcattcattaTCCAACAATTTCTGTACATCATCAGTCAGGTGCAGCCATTCTTCCTGGTGTGTTCCAACATTTCCCAGAAGGTGTCAGTTCGCATTGAGGTCACATGTGAGGAGACCACCTGAAAGGATTTGGTTCCATTATCATGTGTGCCATCACTTAGGTCATGGCTGAGAGTGTTCAGTCCCTCAAAGCAACTGAAGGAAGAGACTCAGTCCTTGCCAGGTGCTGATCCAAGGCTGGTATATggtagatttgtttgtttatttggttgtttggttggtttggcaCAGGAATCTCTCCCACTTAGTATGGGCTCATGGAAAGCCCATGATAGAGAAAAAACATGGAGGACAGAGCTGGCTACCAACAGGAAAGCCTCAATCGCCTGTCAATTCATCAATGAACATTGCCATTTGCTGCTGGTTGGAAGCAAGTGGCTTGAGGATGAGGCATTACACACATTTTGAAATACTAGATAAGTGATAGCAATTGGTGGCAAATTTTAAGGTTGCCTGCTCAAGATAGTATAGGgtgttttatctttaaaattatcttttttttctttttttaaaaatttttttattattattttctttatttacatttcaaatgctattccgaaaatTCCCTATNNNNNNNNNNNNNNNNNNNNNNNNNNNNNNNNNNNNNNNNNNNNNNNNNNNNNNNNNNNNNNNNNNNNNNNNNNNNNNNNNNNNNNNNNNNNNNNNNNNNNNNNNNNNNNNNNNNNNNNNNNNNNNNNNNNNNNNNNNNNNNNNNNNNNNNNNNNNNNNNNNNNNNNNNNNNNNNNNNNNNNNNNNNNNNNNNNNNNNNNNNNNNNNNNNNNNNNNNNNNNNNNNNNNNNNNNNNNNNNNttcagcagaatcttgctggcatgtgcagtagtatctgggtttggtggctgatgatgggatggattactGTGTAACTCATCTGCATTTGTTGTATGGGTGGGGAgttgggaaggatctgggaggagttgggggaggaaaaaccataatcaaaatatattagataaaaaaaaaattagaacaaaattCCTGCCTCAGGTGCTGCTTTTATTGACGCTTAACACAACCTCCTTTCGATGTCTGGGTGCTATCCTCTTAATCTGATTTCTTACGGCTTGTCAAAGAGAACTAGTAAACACTTATATACCACATCCTGTAGCCCAAGACATTGATCTGCTTGCTTTCATTATTCCACCTCCGACAGCTTAGATACAAATGTCCTCAAACACAGAATGTGTAGCCATTTCCCTCTAACAACtagacatagaaaagaaaaatgctgacAGCAgaacccaaaacccaaacccaaaaccaaaacaaaacaaaacaaaaccaacaataacaaaaacaacaaaaccaaagaattGTTGCACTCATAGTTGTCAGGGGGAGCACACAGCCTCTATCTGGACTGTAGGGCATGGTGACCATAAGAGAGGGCAACATAGGAATAGATAAAGTACGTAGATCTATGACATGTAACAgtggaaatgaaataaacccacaccTTCCAAGTTttaataaggttgctatgaacagaTTTTGGGGAAGGGCCCCTTTAGCAACTTGCATTAGGAAAACAATATCCACATGTAGAAGACTGAACCTTGCCTTTCCCCCTAGACAAATGCTCACTCAAAATGggtaaaattctgttttaattcAGAATTTGAAAAGTTGAAACCACAAGcgaaaaatataaaaacttcaaGATGATGgtaagaattgacaaattgggTCTCatcacaaaagaaacaacaaaataaagagataggctggaaaaaaacaaagaatctcTAGCAGTTTTTTATGGCCCAGAAAAATCAATATCCGGAATACAAACTAAAACTCAAATATTAAAGAGTTGAAAAATAATGTAATCAATGAATAGGCAATAGGTTCAGAAAATTTCAGTTCAGTGAAGCAAAAATCGAGGTTTGATGCTGAGCCCATGGAACTCTGTGTATTACATTAAATCTCTGCGGGAGAGAAGGGGCACTGGGGTTAGGAACACGCATTAGGCTGCTTGTCCTTGGGGACCTGCCTCTAAACAGGGAGCTGAGACAAGGAGCTTATCAGGAAAGTGACCTCAGGGAGCACTGAGGTGAACTTAGGGCGTGGTATAAGTCATCAGGACAGGTGTGAGCAGAACAGCTCCAGTGGCAGCCTGGCTTCATGCCACCAGGAGATCCAGGAGAAGCTGTGGGATGCATGGTCACTTAACTAAGTAAGGGCTTGTGCTCACCCAACCTACTCACTGCAAGAACTCAGAGCCAAGGGTCTTCAGTCTCCTACCTACTGCTGCCTCTTCAACCAGAGAAAGTTCTCAGCATAGAGGACCGTGCATTTGTTCTATGAGTGTGGGTTAAATGgtggccagctgcttctgccccAGGGTTCTGCCGCTGGAGAGGCGTGATgccagagttttgactgtgcaTTCCCCTCCAGGCTGGCActgtgggtgggtgtctggctatAAGAAGCCAAGGAACCCTGCTCCAGAGATCTGAGGTTCCCAGGGACTGCCAGAGTTGGCTCAGGGGTCCTCAGAGCTGCACAGAGGCTGGAGacatcaggttctcagactcttagGCACCCCAGACGCCACTGGATACTGAGGAAGAGCTGACAACAGTGAGGGtcacaggctggacctagccctGGATCTAAAGGGAAAGGGAGGTGTTCTGGCTGGATCCTGTGGGAAGAGGGCCTTTGGCTTGCTCAGCGGGTGGTTTGTCTTGGTGGAGGCCATGTCAGGGAGCATTGAGAGGCTTTCTGCTAGAGATTAGCTGgcagcttttgtgtgtgtgtgtgtgtgtgtgtatgtgtgttttggcatatgttttctttattagatcttttcttcatttacatttcaaatgctatatcccctttcctagtttcctctcctaaaaTCCCTCataccctcctgcctcctcctgttccccaacccacccacttttgcttcctggccctggcattcccctatactggggcagataatcttcgaaagaccaacggcctctcctcccactgatggcctactaggccatcctctgctacatatgcaactagagacacgagttctggggataccggttagttcgtattgttgttcctcctatagggttgcagacaaaggcctgttccattgctccccacGGTGAAgcctgatgaaaagaggcagtccgtggttttaaagcatttattgtcaaGGCACAAAGATGTGTTGAATAAAACTCTCCCCCCTTTCTCAGGGCAGGTCTGAGGTTAAATACCATTTGCAAGGAGGAGTGTCTGGAAAGGGGAGTtgattggctaagcccttcagaccTTTAGGTACCCCATTAAAATGAAGATCTGTCTTAAGGCTACATTTTCTACCTGGAGAAGGGCTTTGGGCTGTTTCCTTTaggtgactgatggccacagaattatgaagAGCTCATGTCAGAagcctggtgtccaggagcaTGGCAAAATGCCTACCGTTCCTTACAGAATTATCCCCTATGGGGTCACCAGGGTCTCAAACCTAGATCAACCAAAAGCCAGACGGCCTTTCACGATCTCACATATGAGAACATCTATCTGTATAGGAGGAGCTGTGCTATGCGGGCAGCGTTGGCACACCTGAGTTCATGTGCTGTCTTTGTACTTAGAAATCAGCTTCAGAACTTGATAGATGAGGAAAATAATCTGAGAGGACAAATAACGAGAcaagatatatatttatgtgcctgtaacatttagatttatttaatatataagagAATGTCCATTTTTAGGAATATGGTAAAGAACAAATTTGTCCATGTGGACAAGGCCAAACTTTACAGATTTAGGAGAAAATTTAAACGCGTGTTGTTTTAGAGACAGATAATAAACCGTCAGAAGTAAAGACAGTATATGTGGAAGCCAAAATCATTATCAGTTGCAATAGAGCCTTTGATTGGCATCTTGGGGTTCAGCTCACTCATGGTCTACGTCACAAATGTGGGGGTGATGAACAACAGAGACTGTGGGTGATGGTGCTCAGCAGCAAGAACCACTAGAGCATGCTGGGCGGCAACAGGTGGTCCTGCAGCAGGTGGTCTGGCAACAGATAGGGCGACAACAGCTGGAGATGCAGCACTGGGGTCTGCagcagctggacacacagcagctgggCCTGCAGCAACTGGGGCGGCAGCAGCTGGAAATGCAGCAGGTGGGGCGGCAGCAGCTAGATCCACAACAGCTGGAACTACCACAGCAGGGTCGGCAGCAGCTGGGGCGGCAGCAGGTGGGCTGGCAGCACACACTCTGGCAGCACTGGGGTCTGCagcagctggacacacagcagctgggacGGCAGCAAGAAGGCCTGCAGCAGCTAGAAATGCAGCAAGAAGGCCTGCagcagctggacacacagcagctgggTCTGCAGCAGCTAGAAATGCAGCAGCTAGGACGGCAGCAGGTGGGCTGGCAGCACAGAGACTGGCAGCACTGGGGCCTGCagcagctggacacacagcagctgggcctgcagcaggtggtctggcagcagctgggctggcagcagccTTGGCCACAGCCCTCCTCAGAGCAGACAGAGCCACAACAGGAACTGACCATGGTGTTGGAGGTGGCGGTTCTGGGTGGGTTTACAAGAAGGTGGGTTGGAAGGTTTGGAAGTGAGAGTCTCCCTGCCCATGTCCCCTTTTATACCCTGCTGAGGGGCTACTGTCCTCACATGCAGCATTCTTTCCTTGTTATTGTTTGTGTTAATAAATAGGTGATTATCACATTAGGCAAGTTTCATTTCCTGGCTAAATTATCAAGGTTAATGTAAAAGAATTTCCTTTTCCTAGTGTGTCAGGTTTGTGAGCTCTTGATCTGCTCAGTGTTTTGTGGACACTTCCTTCTAGACTATTTTCACAAAACACTGTGTGTCTTGTCATTCTGTCCTTCTGCCTCATGCTGCATGGTACAACTGTCTACTCAGGTAATTATGATTCCTACAGATCTTGTCTCATGACTGAGGAGGAAAAAGCTGCATTAATTTGATGGCTCACCAT
This sequence is a window from Mus pahari chromosome 14, PAHARI_EIJ_v1.1, whole genome shotgun sequence. Protein-coding genes within it:
- the LOC110331155 gene encoding keratin-associated protein 4-9-like isoform X1; the protein is MVSSCCGSVCSEEGCGQGCCQPSCCQTTCCRPSCCVSSCCRPQCCQSLCCQPTCCRPSCCISSCCRPSCCVSSCCRPSCCISSCCRPSCCRPSCCVSSCCRPQCCQSVCCQPTCCRPSCCRPCCGSSSCCVSSCCRPQCCISSCCRPICCQTTCCRTTCCRPACSSGSCC
- the LOC110331155 gene encoding keratin-associated protein 4-6-like isoform X2, yielding MVSSCCGSVCSEEGCGQGCCQPSCCQTTCCRPSCCVSSCCRPQCCQSLCCQPTCCRPSCCISSCCRPSCCVSSCCRPSCCISSCCRPSCCRPSCCVSSCCRPQCCQSVCCQPTCCRPSCCRPCCGSSSCCGSSCCRPTCCISSCCRPTCSSGSCC